In Puntigrus tetrazona isolate hp1 chromosome 7, ASM1883169v1, whole genome shotgun sequence, the following are encoded in one genomic region:
- the LOC122348002 gene encoding serine/threonine-protein kinase pim-2-like produces MKHICVPGHPSPLPLEIGLLLLANKEPRAPEIIELLDWQVQPDRYIMVMERPSPCKDLWDYMSFKGGLLREDKARFIVAQTVKAAQMCCQRGVFHRDIKLENLLINPETLEVKLIDFGCGDLLQDSGYEIFCGTREYCPPEYYVDRKYHGKPATVWSLGVLLFTLVCGRYPEPRDVKSIDYGIRFDRDLSNECSHLIRSLLNKNPSQRIDLEEVLLHDWFKVLTSKV; encoded by the exons atgaaacacatCTGCGTT CCTGGTCACCCTTCACCCCTTCCGTTAGAGATCGGCCTGTTACTCCTCGCTAACAAAGAGCCCAGAGCTCCAGAGATcattgagctgctggactggcaggTCCAGCCCGACCGTTACATCATGGTCATGGAGCGGCCGTCCCCCTGCAAAGATCTGTGGGATTACATGTCGTTTAAGGGAGGCCTCCTCAGAGAGGACAAAGCACGGTTCATCGTGGCGCAGACAGTGAAGGCCGCCCAGATGTGCTGTCAGCGAGGAGTATTTCACCGGGACATCAAGCTAGAGAACCTGCTGATCAACCCAGAAACACTTGAGGTCAAACTGATTGACTTCGGGTGTGGGGATCTCCTGCAAGACTCCGgctatgaaatattttgtg GAACGAGGGAGTACTGCCCGCCTGAGTACTACGTGGACCGCAAGTACCACGGGAAACCAGCAACTGTATGGTCTCTAGGTGTGCTCTTGTTCACGCTGGTGTGCGGACGCTACCCAGAACCCAGAGACGTAAAATCGATCGACTACGGTATCAGGTTTGATCGTGACTTGTCGAATG AATGCAGCCACCTGATTCGgtccctgctgaataaaaaccCAAGCCAGCGGATTGATTTGGAGGAAGTTCTTCTACATGACTGGTTTAAGGTACTGACCTCCAAAGTATAA